In the Sulfobacillus thermosulfidooxidans DSM 9293 genome, AACGTGTCGGCTTACCTACCGGGAATGGGAATGGGCGGCTAAAAATATGGCCCAATACCTTTTTCAGCAGGGATTCCATAAAGGGGACAAAATCGCGGTTGATGCCCGAAACTCCGCGGAATATGCGACGCTCATTTTCGCCGCTGCCCAATTGGGCGTAATCCTCGTTCCCATCAACTTCATGTTATCAGCCCACGAAATTGCTTACATTTTGAGCCATGCTGAGGTCGATGGCATCATCAGCGACAGGGAATTTACCGAACGAATTGATAGGGCCATCTTATTACAACCCGATCTGGCTCCCCTCACACATCGTCTTTTTGTGCTGATTCCCCTCGAGGAGGCTAGGGGATGGGAGACATTCCCCGCTTTATCTTCTTTAGCTTCATCACCAAGTTTTACAGATTTCCCTGTCGATGGACCTTCAGGCGATGACCTGGCCCAAATCCTTTACACATCGGGAACAGAATCTCGTCCCAAAGGCGTTATGCTAACCCATAGCAATTTGATTCACGAATATGTGAGTGTGGTCATCGACGGGGGATTTTCTGCAGACGATATTGTCCTACATGCTTTACCGTTTTACCATAGTGCACAACAACATGTGTTTTTAGGTCCTTATACCTACTTAGGCGCCACGCACGTCATTACATCGATGCCCCGTCCTGATATTATTCTCCCTCTCATTGCGGAAGAACGGGTTACGGAATTCTTTGCACCACCAACCGTATGGATTAGCTTACTCCGCTCTCCCCTCTTCGATCAGTATGATTTAAGCTCTTTGACGAAAGGTCATTATGGTGCGGCGATTATGCCTAAGGAAATTCTATTGGAACTCAGTCGACGGTTACCCCATACCCAATTTTGGAATTTTTACGGTCAAACCGAAATCGCTCCGTTAGCCACCGTCCTAAAACCTC is a window encoding:
- a CDS encoding fatty acyl-CoA synthetase; the protein is MHSLIHRHNLYDLLHRSAARYPEKIAVISPTCRLTYREWEWAAKNMAQYLFQQGFHKGDKIAVDARNSAEYATLIFAAAQLGVILVPINFMLSAHEIAYILSHAEVDGIISDREFTERIDRAILLQPDLAPLTHRLFVLIPLEEARGWETFPALSSLASSPSFTDFPVDGPSGDDLAQILYTSGTESRPKGVMLTHSNLIHEYVSVVIDGGFSADDIVLHALPFYHSAQQHVFLGPYTYLGATHVITSMPRPDIILPLIAEERVTEFFAPPTVWISLLRSPLFDQYDLSSLTKGHYGAAIMPKEILLELSRRLPHTQFWNFYGQTEIAPLATVLKPQDQLRKLGSCGQPALNVETILLDEHNHPVPCNEIGEICHRSPHIMPGYYRDPEKTQEVFQGGWFHSGDLGIMDEEGYLTVVDRKKDMIKTGGENVASREVEEVIYQLPGIFEVAVIGVPDPYWIEKVVAVVVLKDGTTMSPSDIIAWCRKHLAPYKVPKEVMIASSLPKNPTGKILKRELRRTISEDPGQISKA